Genomic segment of Nostoc sp. GT001:
CAAAAAATGAAACATCTAAATGGAGGAAAAATTGGGGATGCTTCCAAGATCCGATTTTGTCTGGAAATGGGGCATACCCGATACAGCCGTGATATCGATATCAAAGATATATACAGCGCTTGTTTGAAAGATTGGTATGAAAAATACTTGAAGAAAGCGGTGAATCTCACACTGGATGCCAAGCACCAGGGGGATGAAATCTGGGCGATTGGTGGAGGCTGCCTCTTACCTGGATTTAAGAAGCTGTTGGAGAAAAACGGGTTTAAAATCCTGGACAATCCGGTAGAAGCCAATGTCTCTGGGCTTTTAGAGATGGCAAAAGCCATCAACAGCAAGAATCCTGCAACATCTATTAAGTGAATATAACTATGGCAGATAAAAAAGACTTAGCACCAGAAAAAGTTCGCCTCAAAGATAATTACCGAGAGCGCATATTTGCAGAATCGCAAAAACTAGATAAAAGTTACCTGGACACGCTTTACTTTATAGTTGATTGCTATTTTGTTTTCATCAAGGCTGGATTACCCGCACAACTTTTAGCTTCTACAGCCATTAATATTGAAGATAACCAACTCACCTCTTGGACTCCAACTCCATTTCCAGAGGAGAAAGAAGAAGATTATGGTGGGGAAACATTCAGCCTTGATTTTGATTTGTAACCGTCAAAGGAAGTTGTTAATTACTCCCGGTTCGCCCATTTTTTAATGAGTTAGGAAAAGTAGATAGTCAAAAGTATACCGAAGGACATATTCCCCAAAAGATTAGATTAGGTAAATCTCTCTTATGTTTGAAACAAGCTATTCGTGCCTATAGAGATGAGTATTTAACTGAACGAGGATTTGCTCGACTTAAAGGCTTTCCTTTATCTTTAACTCCAATTTATTTGCAGCGTGAAGATCATATTACAGGATTAATTCGCCTACTTTCAATTGGGTTGCGTGTTTTGACCCTTTTAGAGTTTCAGGTTCGTCGCAATCTGGAGCAAAATAAGGAAAAGCTAACTGGACTTTATATTGGTAATCCTAAACGAGAAACTGCACGTCCTACTGCTGAGATACTTCTTGCTGCATTTAAGGAGATTACCCTCTTCTTAATTGAGGTTAAAAACGAAGTTTATGCTCATTTGACTGCCCTTTCACGCTTACAGCAACGTATTCTTGTTTTACTTGGGTTCCCAACTACTATTTACACTCAACTTGGTGGTCAATCTTTTACTCCTGAGTAGCCTTTCTTCTAACTCCCGAAAAAATGGGCGAACCGGGAGTGAATAAGAAGAATAATTTTTAATTAATTCTGGGTACAAGCCCCCACTGAATTATAGGATGGGCTTGGTACCCTTCTGCTACTGCTTCCGTCGAGAATTTACGGTCATAAACTGATGCCACTGCCCGTCGTCACCCAGCACATAGGATGTCATCACTCGATGATTATCACTCTTGAACTCGATTACATCTCTGTAACTTGCCATCTTCTCGTCGCCCGTCATTGAGGGACCGTCAGAATTAAGCGTTAGCATGTTTTCGGCCGCGTCCAATTCACCGTCGTACAACCATAGATAAGCCATCATTGACCCAACCCAGGTGCCTATATAGCGTTGTTTGTGCGGGTCATATCCCAGTGTTATTATCATTGTTGCTGCACCACCGCAGGGCATTTCGCCCTGTCCTTCACCTACAACCCAGAGTCCACCGATTGATCGCACACTTTCCGTTCCTGTTGCTCTTTCAGGCGGCTGATCTGGACTCATCATTGCCTCTGTTTCATAAGTCCACTCACCGACGAGTTTCTGTAGCCACTGATGTTCTTTTTGTGGCTCAGTATTCATTGTTGGCTCCTGTTGTGTTTTGGCTGTTTCCATTGCTTTAGCTCCTTTTGATGAATCATTGAGGAATGTAATTAGCGCGAAGCCCAACTCTGTAGGCGAAGCTGCCCCAAAGCGCTAGGAACCGCGTGAAGTGATGAAAAATCATGGATTTAGTAGTACATAAATACTATCACGGATCAACTGATTAAGATTTTTAACTGGTAGATTGACGAAAACTTTGGTAATCATGATTTCTCCTTTTGAAGGGCTTTTTCTTCCAGGTAAATTAGCAGCAAATATTTCATGGGGTTGCCTCCTTTATTTCTCGTTGTTGCTTCCTTTTGTTAGTAAGTCGAACGGTGCTGGCTCAAATCGACACCTCGCCAAAAATTTTAATCATTTAGTACGATCAGGGTATACCTCCTTTGTTTCCCTTCTTTGGTAAGTCGAACGGTGCTAACTCAAATCGACACCTTGCCAAAAAATTTTTTGTCCAAGGTGGGTCAAAACAAATAGNGGTGGTTTACCAGCACCCCATTCACCAAAACAAGGAGCCAACACTGCAATTTGTCTGGCTACTGATGCTCCACGCAATATNAAGAAGAAATTTTTGNNNGATCGTAAAGTAATTTCTTTTTAGATGTAAATTGTCGTTATAGTTTTTNNNCTTCAAAAAGCACATCTTCTACGGCTTGAAAAACCCCACCTCCANGAGACGTACNNNATAATGGATTTATTTGATCAGCATCTTGCAAAAATAACTGATGAATCAGCACCTCTGGCGGCTCGGATGCGTCCACGAACACTTGATGAATTTATTGGTCAAGACCATATTATTGGGCAAGGAAGGCTACTGCGGCGTGCTATTAATTTAGATCAACTGTCTTCCTTAATCTTTTCTGAGCCACCAGGGACTGGCAAAACTACTTTAGCCCGTGTTATTGCCAACAGCACCCGCGCTCACTTTATTCCTATCAATGCCGTACTCTCAGGAGTCAAAGAAATTCGAGCGGCAATTGAAATAGCCCAACAACAGCGTAAGTTCCATAATCAACGAACTATTCTTTTTGTCGATGAAGTCCATCGTTTTAACAAGTCTCAGCAAGATGCTCTATTGCCTTGGGTAGAGAATGGTACAATCATTCTCATTGGTGCTACTACCGAAAATCCTTTTTTTGAAGTCAATAAGGCACTTGTCAGCCGTTCGC
This window contains:
- a CDS encoding DUF1579 domain-containing protein, whose protein sequence is METAKTQQEPTMNTEPQKEHQWLQKLVGEWTYETEAMMSPDQPPERATGTESVRSIGGLWVVGEGQGEMPCGGAATMIITLGYDPHKQRYIGTWVGSMMAYLWLYDGELDAAENMLTLNSDGPSMTGDEKMASYRDVIEFKSDNHRVMTSYVLGDDGQWHQFMTVNSRRKQ